AACCAAGTCGTATGCTGTAGTGGACTCGGGACTGATAAACGACTGTCCATCTTTTAGATGCTTGGGCAAACGTCCTGATTTGGCCAGCCAGCCAAGCTCCTCATTACAGGTACGGATGGCCGGTCAGCTGTGCACTATGGGTCACTTGTGgtctcgtcatcaccaccatgAGGATTTACGACgtcaagatcatcaggCAAGTGTCCAATCAGTCCCCTGACATATCCGGCCGTGTGTGGTCCACGATCGTCCTGTCGACCTTGCTGACCGTATGTGTTCCCGTTCACAGACCTCGTAACTACCGTGTCTCTCAGGACGATGTAGTCGAGCAGGAAGCAGCCACTCCCGGTCTGGAAGATACTGCTGGTGATTCAGGTCCGGATTCGAAattggaaggagaggatgtgaaAGCTGGTAGAACCAACGTCCACGTGCTTCCAGTGGTCTAGTCGGTGTGGCGCGGGTGAAGGAGCGGGGAAAAGGTAGCGAAATTGTCTCGGAGATGTTGTGGGAGTTGTACACTGTCTGGAGTACATCCAGCACTATCTATCGTCTGCCTCAGTTGTAGGGTATCTTGCACGCTGGGCTTCAGGCTTCGTGTATTCAGTGGTTGGTCCAGATAGAAAGAGTAGATAGCCTGAAGTGTGATTGAATGGTCAGAACGCGTGCGGAATCAATCACACTTTCCCACGGTCCCTCACATATGAAGCCCCCACCAAAATTACCGTTCCAAAACccaaaaaaaaaaaaaaaaaagagaACAACTCTGAACTCAACTCGATTCAATtgtctcttcgctctctccacctctctctgCAACAGAGTCAAACCAGTCATGCAGTGTCGCATCGTGAGTGATCCCTCTCTCTTATCCTCACCCACTCCGGCCCCCTTTTACATTTCAAGATGAACATACTTCACCTAAACATCAACTAGAAGGCTGTTTCAGAGCTCTCGGGCATTGATCGATGTCATTTATTCTGATCCCCCACCTCTCCCCATACGTTTACCTGTTGTGCGACAGTAAAGAAACCTCCTCGCTGACTTGGACCCGCTTCCACGCACTTCAGGTTTGATCTGTTCGTGTATGATAGTAGATAGAGAATGTCACCATGTATTTCGGTGCATCTGCCCTTGGTCTATTACAAATgaccctctctctcgcagGTGACGGGAGTAAAACAGAGAAGATTGGATCACTTTTGAACCACTGGCTGCTGAACCGTGCCTGAGATGTGTTTGTGATGCGCGAcagtactcgagtactAATGATTACTCGTGCATGACATCTTGGACATGACAAGGGAGATGGCAGATTTCACCCTTGTCTTGCATCGTAGCATCGTCTCTCAATCCCAACATAGACTCTCATAGATCCAAGACCCTTGTGTTGCACTTGCCATCTCTTTTCGCTCGCATCACCATCGGACAGATCAGATCGCGGCTCATCACCCGGCAATCGCTCGTCGGCGTCGTCGCGGTCTTGTTGTGTCTTCTCTGTGCATAATCAGCTGTCGCCTCGACCGTCTGTACGGAACGCGTTGGCTTTATCACAGGGAAAGATCGGGTCAGACCATcagaaagacgacgacacATCTCACCCTCTCACACCTCATCGTTTGCCTTGACTGTTTTCACCCAATATGCCGCCCCTCCCACTGAGGATAGCGATACCGCTGGGGATCACGCTTCTCGTGTTCATGTTCTTCGGACATGCCAGCTACAACGACAAATATGAGATCAACCAACACATAGGGGTGCGTGGGGCAAAGGGATCTGATCGGAAGTGGAGACCACTTGGTAGTCAAGCGAGAGCTGGTGATGCTGACTTGTGGCTTCCTTCCATTATCCAGCGACTGGGAGTCGGAAAGCTCTTACCTGCCTCGCACAAAGCCAAGCCGAAGCTATATATACCAGAAGCTGAGTATCCCGAGACCGAGTGGATAAACGGTGTCGCGGGATTCAGTGAGCACTCCTCTCTGTTCCTTCTGTATATCGTGGTCGGGCTTGctgacatcctcgtcctcgtccacccTTTTCGCTTTTCGTCCGCAGACTACTTCCACAATCTCTATCTGACGAACGGGACATTCCTGATCGTCACCTCGAATCCTGATGCCTTGCCGCCCGGAGGAATATCCGCCATCTTGAGTGGACTGTCCGATCCGGATGACAAGTATCACAACCATCATGCGGCTCTGGAAGATAGGTTGATGGTCGTCACGCCggaagaagcgaaggagaggagactATTGAGGAAAGCAGCAGTTCGAAAAACTGGGATTAGCGTGAGTATAGGATCGGACTGGACAGACTGTTGGGCTCGGCTGAAACGATGATCATACGTACTCTACCCAGATGTTCTTCAATGATATCAAGGAAGGAACACAGAGCTCGTTCTTGAATCATTATTTCCACTGTAAGTATCGTCTCCATGTCAGGAGCTTCGCTGATGCGTCCAACTTCCTTTTACAGTCAGTAAGCATTTTCTCAtacccttcttcgacgttCCGGAAGAATGCGTGATTGACCGTTGTCGACGTACCCCTTTGTCCACCATAGTCGGTCAGTACTTTTCGATATGTTCCGACATTGTCACTGACCATTGGCTGACGCGGTCTTTCCGCTTCAGGTGAGATGTTCCTTGGCGCATGGCGTGTCGTGACTTCGGCTGGCGAGACAGAACTCCCCACGAGAATCATGTATCGAGCGGAGGGTCCGCACTGGGTGAGCACTTCAATCCCCACTGGCTATGGTATACCTTGGCAGAGCTGAGCTGACGCGGGTGCATTGATGACCCTCCCTTCTAGCGAGATAAAGCCCGTGAGACCTTACAGCACCGCATCCGTCGCACAAAGCCGTATTGATGAGTCCGCTTGCACAGGCATCACCACTTGGTTCCAACAAGCCGTCCTCCCCGAAACTCGCGTGGAAGATACGTCCATATTCGAAGATCGCGAGAAGAGTCAGATGACTTTTCTGTTCGACAAGATCGCCATTGCCGATGTGCGTACCGCCTTCCATCAGGTCGCCTGATGATACCCGGGCTTTCCGCACCCCAGGAGCATAGCTGATGGATCACCTGTCTTTCACAGAGATGGGCAGCTCACAGAATAGGTCAAGACGTCAAATACTGGAACAAGGCGAATGCCGATCTGCCGCTGTTGGAAGTGCCAACCACATGGATGGATCCGTTACGAAATCAGATCAAGAGATTGGTGATGGCTGAGGGATGcaaggtggaaagagaagatccCAAAGTGCCTGTAGTAGTCTATATCAACCGGTGAGCGGCTTGCCCAGGTGCGCGTGAGGACATCGTCTGAGGTGCAATCTCGATCGCTTCCATTAGGCAATTGACCGGCAGACGACTCGTTGATCACGATGCGAAGGACTTGATGAATGAGATGATCAAATTGGATAGGGAAGGTGTTATCGAGTTCCACAACGCACAGATGGAGACTTTACATCGAACGGATCAGGTAAGCGACATGTCTCACCCTCGTTCGCACGGGACATGGACGCTGATGATTCGTGGATTGATAGTTCTGCCTCGCTCTGAAAGCTGATGTGAGTGCTTCGGCCTTTACCCCATGGGTCGTTGACCGAGCTGATCAAGCAATGTAGATCATGATGGGTGTGCATGGTAACGGCCTTAGTCATCAATTATGGATGAAACCAGGCAGCGCTGTCATAGAAGTGCGTTCTCATTTCATCCTTCTCAATAGATCTCGGACGACTGATACCAATTTGCTCGAAGATCATGGCTATGACCGGCTTTgcaagagtgagtgggcCATGTCCCCTTCCTGAGCTGTAGTCCGAACGCGACTGAAGCTGACAGTCGATTCACAGGACTACGCGATCCTGTCAGAGATGATGGGACACGAATACCACGCAGTTCACTATAACGAGACCTTCACCCCTGATAAGTGAGTCATGAGCCAGAGCTGGTCGTCTCTTGTTTGAGGTGCAGATGCTGACGAGATCCTGTGGGATAGATGGAGACGACCGGACGGGTGGGCTATAGGTCAGGGTGAAGATTTCCATTCTTCAAGAATAACAGTGAGTTTCAAGCCGCAAGGTATTCCTACTTCGCATTGAGGCTGATGTTCATGTGCTAATTTTTCCTTTCAGGTCGATGGTAAATGGATCGCGGAACTCATAAGGGGTATGGCAAAAGCTCGGATAGGCGTAGTCGAGCCATCTTTACCATCTTACTAGAATGGAGGTTGTAGCGCCACGAGCTTGTCGGTAGCGTAGTGTAATATCCTGTTTTCTCATTCCTCCAACACCTTAGATTGTCCGGCCATGCATCAGTCCTTGCATTGCATTGCTTTGCTTTACTGTTGCGATCTCAGCCCGGAACACAACTTGCGATATCGAGATCgcgggagagagagaaagatgtGAGAGAAAATCGATGTCATGACCTGCTCCTAGACTACAAAGTCGTCCCGTCCCGCGTCCCGCCTCACTCCTCAATGTATGATCCAATGCATGCTAGAGCACCGAGATACCTTTACTCGTCACCCTCAACGACGACGGTCTGAAGGCCCTGTGAACGATTCAAGAAGGATCGTCAATATTTGCTCTTCGCTCTTCTGAACAGAACAGATCCATCGTCTCGcttcccatcccatcccgGTCCCGGCTCGACCGAACATTCTTCCGTAGGTGGCATGGCCAAGATATTTCGTTTGTGATGGATGTGAGCTGGGCTGgactcaactcaccttgaagCTGGTAACGCCCTCGACGACACTCGCAAGAACGTACAACTTCTCCTTGGCGccctcgtcgtcgttcctcttcctctcgagtCGGACTCGGATTCGTCGAGGAGGGGATCGGATACCTCGTGCCCAGACGGCCTGGTTGAGTCCCGGGGAGATTCGGACGTCGTTCACGCCCATTGACTTTTGAGCGAACTCGACGATGGACTTGATGGCCTTGGGAGCCTCTGCGAGAGGAAAAAAAAATAAGGAAAAAAAAATCGATCCAATGATCAGCATTGCTCTTGATCTGCCGAATCTGACATATCTGTTATGACTGCTAGGAGGAAAAAACCACTTACTCTTCTTGAATGACAAGTCGTGCACTCGCTTGTGGAGGTGAATGGTGTACTCCCGGGTCACGACATCGTGGAGGGCCGATCGGGGGGTTCGGGTCTGCAGGGAAGTTTAGTTGAGATTGTTAGCATGTTGTACAGAGATACCGGTTGAGACGAAAGATAAAAAGATGTGAGTGCTGGCTGCAGAGTATTGCCTcgggaggaggacaagcgagacgagacgagacaaGACGCAGTAGGGCAGGGCGGGAGTAGTGGGAGAAGGCTATAGGATACaaggagaaaagaggatgaggatgaggacgtCCTAACGATGAATGGAGAAGCGGAGTAGGTGTACGAGTATACACTGTCCACGTCCCCCTATCCCTCCATCCTGTGATCCAGGCTAtcgatcctcatccatccaatCCAGTCCTATCCCAGGTCCTATGCCGACTCGTCCCACCATCTCTCGTCCATGCCGGTCTGTAACGCCCTCCGTTTGGCCCCTCCCCTCGTCAATGACCAGCAGCAGCACAAGCCCTCatatctccttcctttctctcttcttccactgaAATGCGTAacgatgatgggaagaCTCGATGAAGCTAACCTTTCGTTCCTTGGTGGTGGGAGCCTGATTGAGTTGAGAAGATTGCAAGTCAGCATCTTGTCCTCATTTGAACTTGACCCCAACAAGATCCAAAAATCGTCGAGGTGAGGGTAGGGtatcatccatcatgtcCGCAATCTCGGcgtccacctcgtcttccccaTGGACTTTCTATCGATCCACCACTCCCGATACCCAATACCCATTGCCTTAACACCCTAACACCACCGATCAAGGTCGTCTTTACGACCACACATTCCCTTCCATATCCTGGTCGATGAAaattcctctttctccgtCTGCTCCGTCTATCCGGACCTGTACGCTCTCCATCCATGATAGGTggaccactcaccatctttTCGACCTCGATGTTTTGTTTGTGTTTGACggatgagaggaggaggaggagaaagtTGGAACCTGACGAATTCGATCAAGACAGCAAACCCTCACGACCAGAGACAGCacagagtgagtgagtgtaGCAGATGCAAGCGTGGTCCAGAGCCAGTGAGCAACGAGGTGAGCCCATTGGTAGAGCTACAGTGAGGATAAATTAATCCACTATGGTGGGAATCAGCGGAGAATTGGGAAAACCCAGAGAGAAAGGCAAGGATGTGGCACTTTCTGGCCGTCGGCTTTAAGGGTTTTGTGAGCTGGATTTATCTCCGACGCCTGCGACATTGCGACATTGTTTCTCTGTCTACTTCCTATCCGTCGCGATTCCGATTGCACACATCGCCGCTCACCGACGTGATTTTGCCTTCCATACTCGTAAACATACATACAGATGTGAACgttctcatccatcatcctttCACGGTCATCAACGTACATCTATCCTGATACATGGCTGACTTTGAAACGTCTCCTCCGTAACTCATGATTGGTCCCCTTGCCCGAGCTGATTGATCATCGGCAAGTGACCCCCATTCAGCAACATCTCCTCGGCAGTCGGGTTCGGCGTGATCCTCGCCCTGAGAGAGCTCGCGCTGTCATTGCTGGTCATTCTCTCGGACAAGGTAGGTCGGGCTGATGGTCCCGCTGGCCCAGAAGGGGAGACGTTGGGGTTAGACAGACGCGCAGCGAGTGGGTGAGAAGGGGCTGTGGGAGGCACAGGCGCCGGGTAGCTGTTCGCTCCAGAGGGGAATTTGAGCGTAATCTTATGGGTTAATGGGGCGTTGGTATTGGCGTTGGCGTGATCAAGTCTTGCTGCCATAGATGGTTCCTGAGGTGCTAAAGAACTGGAAACGTTGTCGAGTCTAGAAGCCAACGATGCCTGGGAAACAGGAGTAGAGGCGATAGGCGCCTCAAGTCTAGAGGTCAGAGAGGAATGGCTCGCATGTGCGTCCGGAGTCTGGCCGGTAGTCGTATCATTTAGTGGTACTGTGACATCCTGAAGCGCCGCAGATGAGGCAGCAAGAGTCGGTCCCGTCGCAGACACTGCCGTTTCATCTTGCAATGGAGCTGCTGATGCCGGCAAAGTGTTCGCAGGTGGCACGGTGGGAGACGCAGAAGCGCTTGTCACACCCTCAGAAGCTCCTCGACTAGGACCACTGGCATTTGGAGCCCTTTGGGCAACTTTCTTGtcgacgatcttcttcagtTCCTGTTCACCATTACGAATCAGCGTCCACCAGCTGGACATGGTGGTGAAAGTCTGCACTCACCCGGAATGCGATCTGAGCGTACTCTTCCATCatttcctccttgaccgTCGTCAGACATGCGGTCATCACTTCTCTGGTCCAAGCTTCTCTCC
The nucleotide sequence above comes from Kwoniella newhampshirensis strain CBS 13917 chromosome 8, whole genome shotgun sequence. Encoded proteins:
- a CDS encoding 60S ribosomal protein eL31; protein product: MAPTTKERKTRTPRSALHDVVTREYTIHLHKRVHDLSFKKKAPKAIKSIVEFAQKSMGVNDVRISPGLNQAVWARGIRSPPRRIRVRLERKRNDDEGAKEKLYVLASVVEGVTSFKGLQTVVVEGDE